The following coding sequences lie in one Hippopotamus amphibius kiboko isolate mHipAmp2 chromosome 7, mHipAmp2.hap2, whole genome shotgun sequence genomic window:
- the LOC130857781 gene encoding gastrokine-3-like yields the protein MKHLIASSFFVIFSLTPSLALMNISDSHPLDGSVGTQSIHVNAFRGMVSIRDNNVLSEWDGVLDYENAILVAKLFSKMACVLTKMDEAVFPTLDDISKALDHQALKHYPSTRGLTYIVLPNRVKNLAQYGAPIKDMCRQVPTYFAQQQKEGSALAIDPDSCFEVQILSFLGLTICGEIPGL from the exons ATGAAACACCTT aTTGCATCTTCCTTCTTTGTGATCTTCTCCCTAACTCCATCTCTGGCCCTGATG AACATCAGTGACAGCCATCCTCTGGATGGATCTGTTGGGACCCAGAGCATCCATGTTAATGCCTTTCGAGGTATGGTCAGCATCCGAGACAACAATGTTTTGAGTGAATGGGATGGAGTCTTGGACTACGAGAAT GCCATCTTGGTGGCTAAGCTGTTTAGCAAGATGGCCTGTGTCCTGACCAAGATGGATGAAGCTGTCTTCCCAACTTTGGATGACATTAGTAAGgccctggaccaccag gCTTTAAAACATTATCCATCCACTCGAGGTCTCACCTACATTGTGTTGCCCAACCGGGTCAAGAACTTAGCCCAGTATGGAGCGCCCATCAAGGACATGTGCCGACAAGTCCCCACCTACTTCGCCCAACAGCAAAAAGAAG GTAGTGCACTGGCTATTGACCCCGATTCCTGTTTTGAAGTCCAAATTCTGTCCTTCCTGGGACTCACCATCTGTGGGGAGATCCCTGGGCTCTGA